From Blattabacterium cuenoti:
TGGATTTATGAAAATAAAAAATTTAAAAAATAATAATAATTTTTTAGATTTAAAAAAAGGAACTTTTTTACAAAAAAAAGAAATTATAGCAAAACAAATTTTTACAAAAAACTTCCCTAGATATAATGAAGCTAGTTTAGTAAATCAATTAGAAAAATTAGGAATAGGAAGACCATCGACATATGTTCCTATTATTTATAATATACAAAAAAGAAATTATGTTCATTTACAAAAATTTATTAAAAAAATTAAAATACAAAAATTTTTTACTTTAAAAAATAATATAATTTTTGAAAAAAAAAAAGAATTTACTGAAATAGAAAAAAATAAATTTATTCCAACAGAAATGGGAATTATCACTACAAATTTTTTAAAAAAAAATTTTCAAGATATTATAGATTATAATTTTACAGCAAATTTAGAAAAAAATTTAGATGAAATAGCTCAAGGAAATGAATTTTGGAATAAAATTATTAAAGATTTTTATGATAAATTTCATAAAGAAATAGAATATGTAAAAAAAAATGTAACTAAAATTAATAAAAAACGTTTTTTAGGAATTCATCCTATATCTAAAAAAAAAATTTTTTCACAAATAGGTCGTTTTGGTCCTATTGTTCAAATGGGTGAATTTAAAGATAAAGAAAAACCAAAATTTTCTCCCTTATTAAATAGTCAAAATATTAATACTATCTCTTTAAAAGAAGCATTAAAACTTCTTGAATTACCTAAATCTTTTGGTTTTTTTGAAAAAAAAGAAATTTTTTTAAAAATTAATAAATACAATATTTATATTTTTTATGATAAAAAAATTATTCCAATTGAAGAAAAAATTTTTTTTAATTCTTTTGATTTAGAAAAAGCTATTCATATTATAAAAAATAAAAAAATTTAATTATCAAAATATCTTTGATTTAAATATGTTGTAGGATAAGCTTGATCATGTCCTGTCCGTTTTATATGATCTAAATATGTTGGAATATATGATAAAGCTTTAATTTTATCTGATAACGACATTCTATTCCATAAATTTTCTGCCATTTTTTTTTTACCTATTTTATATTTATAATCAGTCCAAAAACGATGAAAAGATAAATCTACAGGAATTTCTTCTATTGAAAATGAATTTTTTTTTTTTTTCATTTCATTTATAATACATTCATTATAAGGTAAATATTTACCAATCCAAATATAATGAGATAAAGAAAGTTTCTCGGGAAATATAATTTTTCTTAAAAAACCATTTAAATCATAATTAAATATAATTTCTCCAGAAAATAAATTACTTCTAAATATATATTGTTTCCCTTTCATTTTTTTTTATTTCATTAACATAATTTTTATAAAAAAAATTAAATAATGAAAAAAATATTTTTTATTAATGAATAATATAGTTTAAAAAATAATTTATAAAATTATAATAAAAATTATTAATTTAAATAAATTAAAATTGATTTAATTTTTTTTATGTTATATATAGTTCCTACTCCTATAGGAAATAGAGAAGATTTAACTTTTAGAAGTTTAAGAATTTTAAAAGAAGTAGATCTTATTTTAGTAGAAAATTATAAATTTTCAAAAAAATTATTAAATTTTTATAATGTAAAAACACCTATAAAAACTTATCATATTTTTAATGAACATAAAATTATTAATTCTATTTTAAAAAAAATAAAAAAAGGAAAAAAAATAGCATTAATTTCTAATTCTGGGACTCCTAGTATCTCTGATCCAGGGTTTCTACTTATCAGATCTTGTATTAAAGCTACTATTCCTATAGAATGTTTACCAGGAGCAACAGCTTTAATTCCAGCGTTAGTAATTTCTGGATTACCTATTCATGAATTTACATTTATTGGTTTTTTATCTAAAAAAAAAAAAAGAAAAAAACAATTACAAAATTTATCAAAAGAAAATAGAACTATTGTCTTATATGAATCTCCTCATAGATTATTGCGGACATTAAATGATTTAAAAATTTTTTTTGGATTAGAAACAAATATTGTAATCTGTAAAGAAATATCTAAAATATTTCAAAAAACATTAAGAGGAAAAATTCAAGAAATCATTTCTCATTATCAAAATTCTAAAAAAATATTAGGAGAATATATTTTAATTATTGATAATAATTATTAATTATGTTATTCAACATACAACATATTTTTATGTATTAAAAATTCTGCTATTTGTATAGCATTAGTAGCTGCACCTTTTCGTAAATTATCTGCTACTATCCAAATATTTAATGAATTTTTATAAGAAAAATCATTTCGAATCCGTCCAACAAATACTTCATCTTTCCCATGAGCATATAAAGGCATAGGATAAATATTTTTTTTAGGATTATCTTGTATAATAATTCCTTTTTTTTTTGAAAATATTTCATATATTTGATTAATATTTGGTTTATTTTCAAATGAAATATTTACACTTTCTGAATGGCCACCGATAACAGGAACACGGACACATGTTGCTGTAATTGATATATTTTGATCATTCATAATTTTTTTTGTTTCTTTCATTAATTTTATTTCTTCTTTTGTATATCCATTTTTTTCAAAAGAATCACAATGTGGTAATACATTTTGATAAATAGGATGAGGATAAATTTTATTTATTATTTTTTTTCCATTTTTTTCTTTATTCATTTGATCTAAAGCTCTTTTTCCAGTACCTGTTACTGATTGATAAGTAGATATTATTACTCTAATAATTTTATATTCTATATGTAAAGGATATAAAATCATAACTAATTGTATAGTTGAACAATTAGGATTGGCTATAATTTTATCTTTTTTAGATAAAGAAAAAGCATTTATTTCAGGAATAATTAATTTTTTACCAGGATCCATTCTCCATGCAGAAGAATTATCAATAATAGTGGATCCAATTTCTTCAAATTTAGGAGCCCATTTTTTTGAAATATTTGATCCAGCTGAAAATAATACAATATTTGGTTTATTATCCAATAAATTTTGAATACTAATTATTTTATATTTTTTTTT
This genomic window contains:
- a CDS encoding aspartate-semialdehyde dehydrogenase encodes the protein MKLGIVGATGLVGRIMMDILEHKNLPIKNLYLSASKNSVGKKFFFKKKKYKIISIQNLLDNKPNIVLFSAGSNISKKWAPKFEEIGSTIIDNSSAWRMDPGKKLIIPEINAFSLSKKDKIIANPNCSTIQLVMILYPLHIEYKIIRVIISTYQSVTGTGKRALDQMNKEKNGKKIINKIYPHPIYQNVLPHCDSFEKNGYTKEEIKLMKETKKIMNDQNISITATCVRVPVIGGHSESVNISFENKPNINQIYEIFSKKKGIIIQDNPKKNIYPMPLYAHGKDEVFVGRIRNDFSYKNSLNIWIVADNLRKGAATNAIQIAEFLIHKNMLYVE
- the rsmI gene encoding 16S rRNA (cytidine(1402)-2'-O)-methyltransferase, giving the protein MLYIVPTPIGNREDLTFRSLRILKEVDLILVENYKFSKKLLNFYNVKTPIKTYHIFNEHKIINSILKKIKKGKKIALISNSGTPSISDPGFLLIRSCIKATIPIECLPGATALIPALVISGLPIHEFTFIGFLSKKKKRKKQLQNLSKENRTIVLYESPHRLLRTLNDLKIFFGLETNIVICKEISKIFQKTLRGKIQEIISHYQNSKKILGEYILIIDNNY